The Kiritimatiellaceae bacterium genome contains a region encoding:
- a CDS encoding response regulator, whose protein sequence is MYNDVTLHYMALWTFVLGAALLWAVMHLKRNTHIRQTACDCDLLRSRVRNILQHSREVLFGLDLRSGRFDYLSPSCLSLTGYTVEEIEAMGPQELLQKLHPEDLEAVQRLIAQLKKNAKDREWFGLVDHRFRHRDGQYRFFSDHLQVAYSKTGQAVYLSGSVRDVSQIAGLEENLRILEKKFQDGQKMASLGLLASGIAHDFNNLMTVVLGNAELALLECGGSDGGVLDEVKKTALRAAELANQMLVYTGKTSLVLCSISLSSVVKEMTALLDVSISKKVSIKYCLAEDVPLIRGDISQIRQVAMNLITNASEAIGDRPGVIAISIHGVDLKTGELERTVPPGGLPPGRYVRLEVSDTGDGMNDETMRKIFDPLFTTKITGRGLGLASLLNVVQRHNGAVEVKSSVGRGTVFCIYFPAEPEGSGQGAEEACASDSEWRGYGTALVADDESAIRDIAKALLERFGFRVITASDGFETVDLYTENAGDITLLLMDLNMPRLNGMEATLRIRHINPKIPVLFMSGYPREQVMERFGHHPYTDFVKKPFQSGELLAGIRCVMEFRRN, encoded by the coding sequence ATGTACAACGATGTTACGTTGCATTACATGGCGCTCTGGACGTTCGTTCTCGGTGCCGCGTTGCTGTGGGCCGTGATGCATCTCAAACGCAATACCCATATCCGTCAGACAGCGTGTGATTGCGATCTGCTCCGGTCTCGTGTTCGGAATATTTTGCAACACTCGCGGGAGGTGCTTTTCGGACTCGACTTGCGCTCTGGGCGGTTTGACTACCTAAGTCCATCCTGTCTCAGTCTGACTGGATACACGGTTGAAGAGATTGAGGCGATGGGGCCGCAGGAACTGCTTCAGAAACTGCACCCAGAGGATTTGGAAGCGGTGCAGAGGCTTATTGCTCAGTTGAAGAAAAACGCCAAAGATCGCGAGTGGTTTGGTTTGGTGGATCATCGCTTCCGTCATCGTGATGGGCAATACCGCTTTTTCAGCGACCACCTGCAGGTGGCATACAGCAAGACAGGTCAGGCCGTTTATTTAAGCGGTTCGGTACGGGATGTCAGCCAGATTGCCGGGTTAGAGGAAAACCTCAGAATTTTAGAAAAGAAATTTCAGGACGGCCAGAAAATGGCCAGTCTGGGCTTGCTGGCCAGCGGTATCGCGCACGACTTTAACAATTTGATGACGGTGGTGCTTGGTAATGCCGAGTTGGCGCTGCTTGAATGCGGAGGCTCCGATGGCGGCGTCCTTGACGAAGTCAAGAAAACCGCCTTGCGTGCGGCGGAATTAGCGAATCAAATGCTGGTTTATACCGGTAAAACCTCGCTGGTGCTATGTAGCATCAGTCTCAGTTCGGTCGTTAAAGAGATGACAGCGTTGCTGGATGTCTCCATTTCAAAAAAAGTTTCTATCAAGTATTGTCTGGCTGAAGATGTTCCTCTGATCCGTGGGGATATTTCGCAGATTCGGCAGGTGGCCATGAATTTAATCACGAATGCCTCCGAAGCAATCGGCGACCGGCCGGGTGTGATCGCTATCAGTATTCACGGTGTCGATCTTAAAACAGGTGAGCTGGAACGGACTGTTCCGCCGGGAGGGTTGCCGCCCGGACGTTATGTCCGGCTTGAAGTTTCCGATACCGGCGATGGCATGAATGACGAAACCATGCGGAAAATTTTTGATCCGCTGTTTACCACTAAAATTACCGGGCGCGGACTGGGGCTGGCTTCATTGCTCAATGTAGTACAGAGGCACAACGGGGCCGTTGAAGTGAAAAGCAGCGTAGGGCGCGGCACCGTGTTTTGCATCTATTTTCCGGCCGAGCCGGAAGGCAGCGGACAGGGAGCTGAAGAGGCTTGTGCTTCCGATAGCGAGTGGCGCGGCTATGGTACCGCGCTGGTGGCTGATGACGAGTCGGCGATCCGTGACATTGCAAAGGCCTTGCTTGAACGGTTCGGTTTCCGGGTGATTACAGCCTCTGATGGTTTTGAAACAGTTGATCTTTACACTGAAAACGCCGGGGATATCACCTTGTTACTTATGGATTTGAATATGCCTCGACTGAACGGGATGGAAGCCACGCTGCGTATCCGGCACATCAATCCAAAGATTCCGGTTCTTTTTATGAGCGGTTATCCGCGAGAGCAGGTGATGGAGCGGTTCGGCCATCATCCATACACTGATTTTGTCAAAAAACCGTTCCAGAGCGGCGAGTTGCTGGCAGGAATTCGTTGTGTTATGGAATTCCGCCGTAACTGA
- the dnaG gene encoding DNA primase: MKQIPRETIEEVRSRNDIADVIGSYLSLKNAGTRFKALCPFHKEKSPSFTVSPDRQIYHCFGCGAGGDVIRFVQEYEKVDFMTALQMLADRAGMELSLEEGGEGSGADKRKLFQIHEGIAQLYQRILLDHESGEAGRAYLATRALKPETVKDFQIGFAPDRFDALEKWAQQKKIPLELMEQAGLMVKSDKRSGYYDRFRNRLMFPIRDEAGRVIGFSGRAIVKDEKSGKYVNSPETPLFHKSRVLFAIDKARRAMAESRVAIICEGQIDAIRCHEAGLTNVVASQGTALTADHARMIRRYADEVILVLDADAAGQKAALRSSEAFIAEELSVRVASLPEGEDPDSLVRDHGADALRSRIASAVSALDFMMDVMTQKEEPGNEAGVMRTARAVQSLIAQAPGAVQRDRMVQRAAERLGLSPVALRRDLARKKERPAPPAVSEVSAVPVKHPDGEVTLIQMLILHPAEVFPVVADHLPPEYFSDPDCRLLLELMLNDPAALMDSIPGDRPEAQRLAVRIQMETMKLRGDVPPAKAAQDIVMALWRQVLTHRRREFQSAGRASEATEITHQLYHLKQGWEHAVDFLVV; this comes from the coding sequence ATGAAGCAGATTCCCAGAGAGACCATTGAAGAAGTCCGTTCACGCAATGACATTGCCGATGTGATCGGCTCGTATCTTTCGCTCAAAAACGCCGGTACACGCTTTAAAGCGCTCTGCCCATTTCACAAGGAAAAAAGCCCGTCGTTCACGGTCAGCCCAGATCGACAAATCTATCACTGCTTCGGTTGCGGCGCGGGCGGCGATGTCATCCGCTTTGTTCAGGAATATGAAAAAGTCGATTTTATGACGGCCCTGCAAATGCTGGCTGATCGTGCGGGCATGGAGCTGAGTCTGGAAGAGGGTGGAGAGGGAAGCGGCGCGGACAAACGGAAGCTTTTTCAGATTCATGAAGGTATTGCCCAGCTCTATCAACGCATTCTTCTTGATCACGAATCGGGCGAGGCGGGTCGCGCCTATCTCGCCACGCGAGCTCTAAAGCCGGAAACCGTAAAAGATTTCCAGATCGGTTTTGCGCCCGACCGCTTCGATGCACTCGAAAAATGGGCGCAGCAGAAAAAAATTCCGCTCGAACTGATGGAGCAAGCCGGGCTGATGGTCAAGTCCGACAAACGCAGCGGATATTACGACCGCTTCCGCAACCGGCTGATGTTTCCGATCCGCGATGAAGCGGGCCGGGTGATTGGCTTTAGCGGTCGCGCAATCGTTAAAGACGAAAAAAGCGGCAAATACGTCAACAGTCCGGAAACTCCGCTTTTTCATAAAAGCCGCGTTTTGTTCGCCATTGATAAAGCCCGTCGCGCCATGGCGGAAAGCCGTGTTGCGATCATTTGCGAAGGGCAGATCGATGCAATCCGCTGCCATGAGGCCGGACTGACTAATGTGGTGGCCTCGCAAGGTACGGCGCTGACTGCCGATCACGCCCGTATGATCCGTCGTTATGCCGACGAAGTGATTCTGGTGCTCGACGCCGACGCCGCCGGACAAAAAGCAGCGCTGCGCTCCTCGGAGGCATTCATTGCCGAAGAACTCAGTGTGCGCGTGGCTTCACTGCCCGAAGGAGAAGATCCCGACTCGCTGGTGCGCGATCACGGCGCAGACGCATTGCGTTCGCGTATTGCCTCCGCTGTTTCGGCGCTCGATTTTATGATGGATGTGATGACCCAGAAGGAAGAGCCGGGAAATGAAGCCGGAGTGATGCGCACAGCTCGCGCGGTACAGTCGCTGATCGCTCAGGCGCCCGGCGCGGTACAGCGCGACCGGATGGTGCAGCGTGCCGCCGAGCGTCTCGGCCTTTCACCGGTCGCTTTACGGCGTGATCTGGCGCGTAAAAAAGAACGGCCAGCTCCGCCCGCCGTTTCCGAAGTGTCTGCTGTTCCAGTCAAACATCCCGATGGAGAAGTGACGCTTATCCAGATGCTGATCCTGCATCCCGCCGAGGTTTTTCCGGTGGTGGCCGACCATCTTCCACCAGAGTATTTTTCCGACCCTGACTGCCGTCTGCTTCTGGAGTTGATGCTGAATGATCCGGCGGCTCTGATGGACAGTATCCCGGGCGACCGTCCGGAGGCGCAGAGGCTGGCCGTGCGGATTCAGATGGAAACGATGAAGTTGCGAGGGGATGTTCCTCCAGCTAAAGCGGCACAGGATATTGTGATGGCGCTCTGGCGGCAGGTACTGACACATCGCCGCCGTGAGTTTCAATCTGCCGGCCGCGCGTCCGAGGCGACAGAAATTACTCACCAGCTTTATCACCTTAAGCAGGGCTGGGAGCATGCGGTTGATTTTCTGGTGGTCTAA
- a CDS encoding CvpA family protein has translation MFFPETFYTIDILFVVFVLLFTFSGTKTGLAGELAHVMTLLALLAGVCFFYPQLIDLASNYWRALPPTAVKIIVPAGMLLTAVLLFVLVRLLIKQLLKDKLGEAADKVAGGLVGTLRGVLFGMAVFTGISLIPNDSLYQTLSEKSSIGGWVCNTLTPWSQSHLKELPVLKDNVSDRLDDITQ, from the coding sequence ATGTTTTTTCCTGAAACGTTTTATACGATCGATATTTTGTTCGTGGTGTTTGTTCTTTTGTTCACATTTAGCGGAACGAAGACCGGATTGGCCGGCGAACTGGCTCACGTGATGACACTGCTTGCACTGCTGGCTGGTGTTTGCTTTTTTTATCCGCAACTTATAGATCTCGCTTCTAACTACTGGCGAGCTCTTCCTCCGACTGCCGTGAAAATCATTGTGCCGGCGGGGATGTTGCTGACGGCAGTTCTCCTTTTCGTTTTAGTACGCTTGCTGATTAAGCAACTGCTAAAGGACAAGCTGGGTGAAGCGGCGGACAAAGTCGCCGGCGGACTGGTCGGCACGCTGCGCGGTGTACTGTTCGGAATGGCGGTTTTCACCGGGATCAGCCTGATTCCAAACGACTCGCTTTATCAGACACTGTCCGAAAAATCATCCATTGGAGGTTGGGTTTGCAACACGCTCACCCCGTGGTCGCAGTCGCACCTCAAAGAATTGCCGGTTTTGAAAGACAACGTGAGCGATCGCTTAGACGACATCACCCAATAA
- a CDS encoding prepilin-type N-terminal cleavage/methylation domain-containing protein, which translates to MRQQNKAGFTLIEIVIVTTIIGMMSAIAVVSILNASNKASQAAKDRNVTDVEKAKGQLTLPFGTVCGAMNATIDTPLSTGTPGQSNLLSALNISHIDALTVGSEKIDVGTMKIKASYLNNE; encoded by the coding sequence ATGCGACAACAAAACAAAGCAGGGTTCACTTTGATCGAAATCGTCATTGTAACCACTATCATCGGGATGATGTCTGCCATTGCGGTGGTTTCCATTCTAAACGCCTCTAATAAAGCCTCTCAGGCGGCAAAAGACCGGAATGTAACCGATGTTGAAAAAGCAAAAGGCCAACTTACGCTGCCATTCGGAACCGTCTGCGGAGCCATGAATGCAACGATAGACACCCCACTATCTACGGGCACGCCGGGCCAAAGCAACCTGCTCTCTGCACTCAACATTTCCCACATCGATGCACTGACTGTTGGGAGTGAAAAAATTGATGTTGGAACAATGAAAATTAAAGCCAGTTATCTCAACAACGAGTAG
- a CDS encoding tetratricopeptide repeat protein, translating into MSVKTSGMKRKSNSILWVLGVAGWTTLFFLPILHGEFLHWDDQALFVENPYFRGLGPSHWQWMCTTFLLGHWQPLSWLSYAVDYKIWAMNPQGWHATNLLLHSVNAVLVYLSCLSFFGGRKEQSRMAAALAALFWAIHPLRGEPVAWLATRGYLLCTTFCLLTLLLYLRAVGRSRYPLAALLCFALASGTKGIGMMLPPVLLLVDWVLLRRVTSVRTACSCTIEKIPFFGISLLTGLAAFWSKHLHGGMASVEQYGLRERFGQAIYGIWFYLLKTITPHNLSPLYYQRPEAGPVMVALVLAVTTVIFLFLFRRNFRPVIFALSAFLLLVFPMLGFTQSGAQMVADRFTYLAAVPFSVLLAVGLNRLTAFRRTVFTALAVLLIIFGVQTFIWSGVWSDSLLLWHHSATAGGGDARAYNGMGQALMDRKAYTKSIECFDQALRLKPNYAAALQNRALARIETGEYRKAFEDVGAALSMEGLSKVDQVKMRLGQGRIAEHLGLTDQVLVAYSAVIDDPAVDPFWKIQALQMRARIYLERGHLAQGRLDLEAVLRLPDPTDEYQSRVRRVLAELKKIPEE; encoded by the coding sequence GTGTCCGTTAAAACATCTGGCATGAAACGAAAATCCAATTCTATTTTATGGGTGCTGGGCGTAGCCGGATGGACGACTCTTTTTTTTCTACCCATTCTGCACGGTGAATTTCTTCACTGGGATGATCAGGCGCTATTTGTTGAGAATCCGTACTTTCGTGGATTAGGCCCATCACATTGGCAGTGGATGTGCACAACGTTTCTGCTGGGGCACTGGCAACCGTTGAGCTGGTTGAGTTATGCGGTGGATTACAAAATCTGGGCAATGAATCCGCAAGGATGGCATGCAACCAATTTGTTACTGCACTCAGTGAATGCCGTGCTGGTTTATCTGTCGTGTCTGTCTTTTTTCGGCGGACGGAAAGAGCAATCCCGCATGGCCGCCGCACTTGCCGCACTTTTCTGGGCTATTCATCCGCTTCGAGGGGAGCCTGTGGCGTGGCTGGCGACTCGCGGATATCTGTTGTGCACAACGTTTTGTTTGTTGACCTTGTTGCTTTATTTGCGAGCGGTTGGCCGGAGCCGCTATCCACTGGCAGCTTTGCTTTGTTTCGCGCTGGCGTCCGGAACCAAAGGGATTGGCATGATGCTTCCTCCGGTTCTTCTATTGGTCGACTGGGTTCTGCTCCGGCGAGTTACTTCCGTGCGTACAGCATGTTCCTGTACGATTGAAAAAATTCCGTTCTTTGGAATCTCCTTGCTAACCGGTCTTGCAGCATTCTGGTCCAAGCACTTGCATGGGGGCATGGCCTCTGTTGAACAATACGGATTGCGCGAACGTTTTGGTCAAGCGATCTACGGAATTTGGTTTTATCTGCTAAAAACTATCACGCCACACAACCTTTCGCCTCTTTACTACCAGCGGCCCGAAGCGGGCCCAGTGATGGTTGCGCTGGTGCTGGCGGTGACGACGGTTATTTTCCTTTTCTTGTTTCGGCGGAATTTTCGTCCTGTGATTTTTGCGCTGAGTGCATTTCTGCTGCTGGTTTTTCCAATGCTAGGATTTACTCAAAGCGGTGCACAAATGGTTGCTGACCGCTTTACATATCTGGCGGCCGTTCCGTTTTCTGTTTTGCTGGCTGTCGGCCTGAACCGGTTGACGGCTTTTCGCCGAACGGTTTTCACTGCGTTGGCAGTTCTGCTAATAATTTTTGGTGTACAAACCTTTATTTGGTCCGGTGTCTGGTCGGATAGCCTGTTGCTTTGGCACCATTCCGCGACAGCGGGCGGAGGAGATGCCCGGGCATATAACGGGATGGGACAGGCATTGATGGATCGTAAGGCTTATACAAAATCTATTGAGTGTTTTGATCAAGCGTTGCGCCTGAAGCCGAATTACGCGGCCGCGTTGCAGAACCGGGCGTTAGCCAGAATCGAAACAGGGGAATATCGGAAAGCGTTCGAAGATGTAGGTGCGGCGCTATCCATGGAAGGGCTTTCAAAAGTTGATCAGGTTAAAATGCGTTTGGGGCAAGGGCGAATTGCCGAACATCTCGGGCTTACGGATCAAGTTTTAGTTGCTTATTCTGCAGTGATTGACGATCCGGCGGTTGATCCGTTTTGGAAGATACAGGCATTACAGATGCGTGCCCGGATATATCTGGAACGAGGTCATTTGGCTCAAGGCCGACTGGACTTGGAGGCCGTTTTGCGACTGCCGGATCCGACGGACGAATATCAGAGCAGGGTTCGCCGGGTACTTGCCGAACTAAAAAAAATCCCCGAAGAATAA
- a CDS encoding prepilin-type N-terminal cleavage/methylation domain-containing protein: MKKAFTLIEVLIVVAIIGLIAAIGIPSFINSRVSTETNMRAVNVAAVNAAKDQWAIINNKAVGTAVVWTNIADYISGGVTNQAGLTIGSYTITLNPVGTSATY; encoded by the coding sequence ATGAAAAAGGCATTTACCCTAATTGAAGTTCTAATTGTTGTGGCAATCATCGGCCTGATCGCAGCCATCGGCATCCCCTCTTTTATTAATTCGCGCGTATCCACAGAAACCAATATGAGAGCGGTCAACGTCGCCGCTGTAAATGCTGCTAAAGATCAATGGGCCATCATTAACAATAAGGCCGTCGGCACAGCCGTGGTCTGGACAAATATTGCCGACTATATCAGCGGCGGCGTGACTAATCAGGCTGGACTGACTATCGGTAGTTATACGATCACCCTAAATCCCGTTGGCACCAGCGCCACCTACTAA
- a CDS encoding prepilin-type N-terminal cleavage/methylation domain-containing protein — translation MKKTNKKGFTLVEIMIVVAIIGLLAAIGIPSILGAYSNAQQKTKARNVADVEKAKGQLTLPAGTVTGSMGADNSTAITTGSTGASNILAILRISSLTDLNVGSDTITIGTMTTKASY, via the coding sequence ATGAAGAAGACGAATAAAAAAGGTTTCACTCTGGTCGAAATTATGATCGTTGTCGCGATCATCGGTCTGTTGGCCGCTATCGGTATTCCGTCCATCTTGGGCGCATACTCGAATGCTCAGCAGAAAACCAAAGCCCGCAACGTTGCTGACGTTGAAAAAGCCAAGGGTCAACTGACTCTGCCAGCCGGTACCGTTACAGGTTCAATGGGTGCAGATAACAGCACAGCCATTACCACCGGTTCTACCGGAGCTAGCAACATTCTGGCGATCCTGCGCATCAGCAGCCTGACCGACCTGAACGTCGGTAGCGATACAATTACCATCGGCACCATGACCACCAAAGCTTCCTACTAA
- a CDS encoding prepilin-type N-terminal cleavage/methylation domain-containing protein, with translation MKIKGIKMKKTNKKGFTLVEIMIVVAIIGLLAAIGIPSILGAYSNAQQKTKARNVADVEKAKGQLTLPAGTVTGSMGADNSTAITTGSTGASNILAILRISGLTDLNVGSDTIDIGTMTTKASY, from the coding sequence ATGAAAATAAAGGGAATAAAAATGAAGAAGACGAATAAAAAAGGGTTCACTCTGGTTGAAATTATGATCGTTGTCGCGATCATCGGTCTATTGGCCGCTATCGGTATCCCGTCTATCTTGGGCGCATACTCGAATGCTCAGCAGAAAACCAAAGCCCGCAACGTTGCTGACGTTGAAAAAGCCAAGGGTCAGCTGACTCTGCCAGCCGGTACCGTTACAGGTTCAATGGGTGCAGATAACAGCACGGCCATTACCACCGGTTCTACCGGAGCTAGCAACATTCTGGCGATCCTGCGTATCAGCGGTCTGACCGACCTGAACGTCGGTAGCGACACAATTGACATCGGCACCATGACCACCAAAGCCTCCTACTAA
- a CDS encoding response regulator transcription factor, whose amino-acid sequence MRILIAEDDKVTRMRLEKTLGGWGFDVEAVGDGQAAWERLCGEDPPRLCIIDWLMPAMEGPELCRRVREKFPEEYFYLIILSAQQGVDNLIEGLSAGADDYVTKPFIGRELRSRIDVGVRVLGLEQMLAKKVHQLEAALEDVKQLRGLLPICSYCNKIRDDENHWEQVDTYITRRSNVEFSHSICPTCYEKHVQPMLDRESGRGI is encoded by the coding sequence ATGCGCATTCTAATCGCGGAAGACGATAAAGTAACCCGCATGCGGCTGGAGAAAACGCTGGGCGGGTGGGGTTTTGATGTCGAGGCTGTCGGAGATGGTCAGGCGGCCTGGGAGCGTCTTTGCGGCGAAGACCCTCCTCGTCTTTGCATCATTGACTGGTTGATGCCGGCGATGGAGGGCCCGGAGCTTTGCCGTCGTGTGCGTGAAAAATTTCCGGAAGAATATTTTTATCTTATCATTCTCTCTGCGCAGCAGGGCGTGGATAATCTGATTGAAGGTCTCAGTGCCGGCGCGGATGATTATGTCACGAAGCCCTTCATCGGCCGCGAACTGCGTTCGCGCATTGATGTCGGCGTTCGGGTGCTCGGCCTCGAGCAGATGCTGGCGAAAAAGGTTCATCAGCTCGAAGCGGCATTGGAAGATGTTAAACAGTTGCGGGGCTTGCTGCCGATCTGTTCGTACTGCAACAAAATCCGTGACGATGAAAATCATTGGGAACAGGTGGATACCTACATCACGCGCCGCTCGAACGTTGAATTCAGCCATTCCATCTGTCCTACCTGCTACGAAAAACATGTTCAGCCTATGTTGGATCGTGAGTCCGGGAGGGGCATCTGA